The DNA segment TTAATCAACAAGTCCAATTCCGACAAAGTCGTCAATGTATAATCCGGTGAGATAGCTGATTTTTTTAATTTCGTGTTGTCCCGATTAATCCAGGCCGTCTTGAGGCCTACAGAGCCTGCGCCAACAACGTCTTTTTCGGGTTGATCGCCGACATATATAATATTGTTAGGTTTGAGATGTAAGTGATTAATTGCGGATTCGAACATGATCGAATGTGGCTTGCGCCAGCCGAAATCGGACGAAAAAAAAGCGAATTCAAAGTAATGCTTGATATTAAGCCGCTCAAGAACTTCCATGGAAAGAATTCCCGGCATGTGGGTATTGGAAATCACAGCAAGGCGAATTTCATGTTCTTTTAAAAATTGCAGTGTAGGCATCGCATCGTGAAAAAGCATCTGGGCATTGATCAACGGTTGAAAAAAATTGCGGACCATCAACGGTAAATTCAGATCCTTGGGAATACGATAAAATTCAGTCATCGCATTAAAAATGGAAGCGATTGAAATTTCCAAATTGGTTTTTTCAGCAATTTTTTTTTGCGGTTCATACAGACGGTAAAAAAGATCGCCCCAATCGTTTAGATTGATCCCAAGTTCCCGCTTTTTGAAAATACTGAGGTGATTTAAAAATCCTGCTTTCTCAAGCTTGGGCAAGTCGAGATTGTCCTGACGCAATAAAGTATTGCCGAGATCAAAAAGAATGGCTTGAATCATGGTTGGGATAAAAATGAATCTGTCGATTGAAAAAACCCGAACGAATGTATTTAATCTCTAATCGAAATGCAATTGAAAAGAAGCTATAAAGGGCCTCGAA comes from the bacterium genome and includes:
- a CDS encoding HAD family hydrolase, yielding MIQAILFDLGNTLLRQDNLDLPKLEKAGFLNHLSIFKKRELGINLNDWGDLFYRLYEPQKKIAEKTNLEISIASIFNAMTEFYRIPKDLNLPLMVRNFFQPLINAQMLFHDAMPTLQFLKEHEIRLAVISNTHMPGILSMEVLERLNIKHYFEFAFFSSDFGWRKPHSIMFESAINHLHLKPNNIIYVGDQPEKDVVGAGSVGLKTAWINRDNTKLKKSAISPDYTLTTLSELDLLIKKAKR